In Mytilus trossulus isolate FHL-02 chromosome 6, PNRI_Mtr1.1.1.hap1, whole genome shotgun sequence, a single window of DNA contains:
- the LOC134723400 gene encoding caprin-2-like has protein sequence MYYSIIFLLFAFCRSDDVGDLTQRVDVHETEMIRIKSENEMLKDILKNIMTKITDLEDKIDGTVHNKRVTVTNPVNVAFHANVAGSLSLHDNEVLQFHTINTNLGTAYDGNTGVFESPSQGYYVFFVHFLTFAPKTIEAVLVKNDAPIQNIYAGTTATHGYSPGSNLAIVELNQGDRVWVKVHDKYHDTTDVLDGPWCTFAGFLLYPTF, from the exons ATGTATTATTCAATAATTTTCCTCTTATTTGCATTTTGCAGGTCTGACGATGTTGGTGATTTAACACAACGTGTTGATGTTCATGAAACGGAGATGATTCGCATAAAGTctgaaaatgaaatgttaaagGATATACTCAAAAACATAATGACGAAAATAACCGACTTAGAGGACAAGATTGATGGAACAGTTCACAATAAGAGAGTAACTGTAACCAACC cTGTAAATGTTGCTTTTCATGCCAACGTTGCAGGATCATTAAGTTTACATGATAATGAAGTTCTACAATTCCACACTATCAATACCAACCTTGGAACTGCCTACGATGGAAACACGGGTGTGTTCGAAAGTCCTTCACAAGGTTACTATGTATTTTTCGTacattttctcactttcgcaCCAAAAACGATTGAGGCTGTTTTGGTTAAAAATGACGCTCCCATCCAAAATATTTATGCAGGAACAACAGCAACGCACGGATATTCCCCTGGATCCAATTTGGCTATAGTTGAACTGAATCAAGGAGATAGAGTTTGGGTCAAAGTTCACGACAAATATCACGACACTACTGATGTTCTTGATGGGCCGTGGTGCACCTTTGCCGGATTTCTTCTTTATCCAACATTTTGA